Below is a genomic region from Pseudomonas svalbardensis.
GAGCTTGGCCAATGCCTTCTTGATCGCCAGGGCGTCGAGGTTTTTCTGGCCGGCGGTCATGCGGTCTAGGGCCTTTTGCAGGCCGTTGACTCGACTGTAGAGATGATCGTTGGCGTCGTATTTGTAGGCGTGGACCTTGTACTGCGCCTGTTGCCTGAACAGCACGAACCGGGTCGGGACTTCGCTGTCCAGTGGCATCAGGAATACCGACTCGATCGACGCTGCGCCGAAATCATCCAGCAGTTGTGGTTGTTCATTCCCGCTATCGCAAAGGCAGTAATAACCTTTAACGCCGCCCGCCTCTTTGATGAATGCGAGGGTAGCCGAGCTTTCCTGAAGGCCCTGGATCAGCGGATGAGCCAATGACTTGCCATCGTAAAACGGCGCCGCGTTGACGGCCGTGCAACCAAAGCCAGCCATCAGGGCGAGTAACCACAACCACTTCATACGAATCCTTTCGTCAAGGCGCCGGGCAGGGCGCGAGAGCGGCGGATTATCCATGGATGTGTGTCCGGGGGAAACGAGCGCCCACAAAAAAGGCCTCCCGAAGGAAGCCTCTCTTTTGTCACGCCGCTTGCGCAGGCGCTACTGGATCAGCAGCTGTAGTACAGCTCGTATTCCAGTGGGTGTACGAAGGTACGAACCTTGATTTCTTCTTCGCTTTTCAGGGCGATGTAAGCGTCGATGAAGTCGTCGCTGAAAACGCCGCCCTTGGTCAGGAACGCACGACCTTTGTCCAGCTCTTCCAGGGCTTCTTTCAGGCTGCCGCAAACTTGTGGGATCTCTTTCGCCTCTTCAGGCGGCAGGTCATACAGGTTTTTGTCAGCAGCGTCGCCAGGGTGGATCTTGTTCTGGATACCGTCCAGGCCGGCCATTACCAGGGCAGCGAAGGCCAGGTACGGGTTGGCTGCCGGATCCGGGAAGCGAGCCTCGATACGGCGAGCGCGAGGGCTGGACACGTAAGGAATACGGATCGAAGCGGAACGGTTACGAGCCGAGTAGGCCAGCATTACCGGAGCTTCGAAACCTGGGACCAGACGCTTGTAGGAGTTGGTCGACGGGTTGGTGAAGCCGTTCAGCGCCTTGCCGTGCTTGATGATGCCGCCGATGAAGAACAGAGCGGTGTCGGACAGGCCGGCATAGCCTTCGCCAGCGAAGGTGTTCTTGCCATCTTTGGCGATGGACAGGTGAACGTGCATACCCGAACCGTTGTCGCCGTACAGTGGCTTAGGCATGAAGGTCGCGGTGCGGCCGTATGCATCAGCAACGTTGTGTACGCAGTACTTCAGGGTTTGAACTTCGTCAGCCTTGGCCACCAGGGTGTTGAACTTCACACCGATTTCGTTCTGGCCGGCAGTTGCCACTTCGTGGTGGTGAACTTCGATGACCAGGCCCATTTCTTCCATGGCGTTGCACATGGAGGTACGGATTTCGTGGTCGTGGTCGAACGGTGGAACCGGGAAGTAGCCGCCTTTGACGCCTGGACGGTGGCCTTTGTTGCCGCCTTCCACGTCCTGGTCGGACATCCACGAACCTTGTTCGGAGTAGATCTTGAACATCGAGCCGGAGATATCGGACTTGAACTTCACTTGGTCGAAGATGAAGAATTCAGGCTCTGGACCGACAAATACGGTGTCGCCGATACCGGTCGACTTCAGGTATTCCTCGGCACGCTTGGCGATCGCACGTGGGTCACGGTCGTAGCCTTGCATGGTCGAAGGCTCGATCACGTCGCAAACCAGGATCAGGGTTGGCTCTTCGGTGAACGGGTCGAGAACGGCAGTGCTGTCGTCCGGCATCAGGATCATGTCGGAGGCTTCGATGCCTTTCCAGCCAGCGATGGAGGAACCGTCGAACATTTTGCCTTCTTCGAAGAAAGCTTCATCCAGCGCGTCGCGAGCCGGCATGGTCACGTGGTGCTGAGTGCCTTTGGTGTCCGTGAAGCGCAGATCAATCCACTTGACGTCATGATCTTTGATGAGTTGAACCGACTTCGACATAGTGTCCTCCGGGTGGCTTCGGGCTTAGTAGTGGATGCCCTTAGAATGTGGGTGATGCCGGCGCGAATACTCTGCCAAGGCAACCTGCCTCACAAGGGAGCAAATTGCATGCCAGTGCCCCACCATGGGTTTTTTGCCCCAATTTCACGCTTATAAAGGTGCAAGGCGCAGCAAAGCTGGAAATAGCGCCCCGTAATGTAGCGTCAAATCCAACAAATGACCCGTTTTGGTGCGCGCAAAACCTTCTGCACATTAACTGGTTAAACCTTGAGCAATTTCCGCTATAATCCGCGCCCCCCTTTTTCGGCTGGCCCAGCGCGCGCTGTTTTCATGAAACTAATCGTAAAAGTCTTCCCCGAGATCACCATCAAGAGCCGCCCGGTACGGATGCGTTTCATCCGCCAGTTGGCCAAAAACATCCGTACCGTGCTCCGCGACCTGGACCCGGCTGTGGTGGTGAACGGTGTGTGGGACAATCTCGAGCTGGAGACCCGCGTCAGCGAGCCCAAAGCCCTGAAGGACATGACCGAGCGCCTGAGCTGCATGCCGGGCATCGCGCATTTCCTGCAAGTCGATGAATACCCGTTGGGCGACTTCGACGACATCGTCACCAAGTGCAAACAGCACTTCGGTGACGCGTTGGCCGGGAAGATCTTTTCGGTGCGCTGCAAGCGTGCCGGCAAGCATGAATTCAGTTCGATGGACGTCGAGAAATACGTCGGCAGCCAACTGCGTCGTCAGTGCGGCGCCGCCGGAATCTCGCTGAAAACGCCTGCAATCGAAGTTCGCCTCGAAATTCGCGACAAACGGTTGTTCGTGATCCACAGCCAGCACAACAGCATCGGCGGTTATCCGCTGGGTGCCCTGGAACAGACACTTGTGCTGATGTCCGGCGGTTTCGATTCCACTGTTGCTGCTTACCAGATCATGCGCCGTGGGCTGATGAGCCATTTCTGCTTCTTCAATCTGGGCGGACGAGCCCATGAACTGGGCGTTATGGAAGTCGCGCACTTCATCTGGAAGAAGTACGGCAGCTCCCAGCGCGTGTTATTTGTGAGTGTGCCGTTCGAGGAAGTACTGGGAGAAATTCTCGGGAAAGTCGATAACAGTCATATGGGCGTAGTTTTGAAGCGTATGATGTTGCGCGCTGCTTCCCGTATTGCCGATCGGCTGGACATCGATGCGCTGGTCACCGGCGAAGCGATTTCCCAGGTGTCGAGCCAGACGCTGCCGAACCTGTCCGTGATCGACTGCGTGACCGACAAGCTGGTCTTGCGTCCGCTGATCGCCAGTCACAAGCAGGACATCATCGACCTGGCCAACGAAATCGGTACTGCCGACTTCGCCAAGCACATGCCGGAATACTGCGGGGTCATCTCGGTGAACCCCAAGACCCACGCCAAGCGTCCACGCGTGGAGTACGAAGAACAACAGTTCGACATGGCAGTACTTGAGCGTGCGCTCGAGAACGCCAAACTGGTGCCGATCGATCGCGTGATCGACGAATTG
It encodes:
- the glnA gene encoding glutamate--ammonia ligase, which produces MSKSVQLIKDHDVKWIDLRFTDTKGTQHHVTMPARDALDEAFFEEGKMFDGSSIAGWKGIEASDMILMPDDSTAVLDPFTEEPTLILVCDVIEPSTMQGYDRDPRAIAKRAEEYLKSTGIGDTVFVGPEPEFFIFDQVKFKSDISGSMFKIYSEQGSWMSDQDVEGGNKGHRPGVKGGYFPVPPFDHDHEIRTSMCNAMEEMGLVIEVHHHEVATAGQNEIGVKFNTLVAKADEVQTLKYCVHNVADAYGRTATFMPKPLYGDNGSGMHVHLSIAKDGKNTFAGEGYAGLSDTALFFIGGIIKHGKALNGFTNPSTNSYKRLVPGFEAPVMLAYSARNRSASIRIPYVSSPRARRIEARFPDPAANPYLAFAALVMAGLDGIQNKIHPGDAADKNLYDLPPEEAKEIPQVCGSLKEALEELDKGRAFLTKGGVFSDDFIDAYIALKSEEEIKVRTFVHPLEYELYYSC
- the thiI gene encoding tRNA uracil 4-sulfurtransferase ThiI, with the protein product MKLIVKVFPEITIKSRPVRMRFIRQLAKNIRTVLRDLDPAVVVNGVWDNLELETRVSEPKALKDMTERLSCMPGIAHFLQVDEYPLGDFDDIVTKCKQHFGDALAGKIFSVRCKRAGKHEFSSMDVEKYVGSQLRRQCGAAGISLKTPAIEVRLEIRDKRLFVIHSQHNSIGGYPLGALEQTLVLMSGGFDSTVAAYQIMRRGLMSHFCFFNLGGRAHELGVMEVAHFIWKKYGSSQRVLFVSVPFEEVLGEILGKVDNSHMGVVLKRMMLRAASRIADRLDIDALVTGEAISQVSSQTLPNLSVIDCVTDKLVLRPLIASHKQDIIDLANEIGTADFAKHMPEYCGVISVNPKTHAKRPRVEYEEQQFDMAVLERALENAKLVPIDRVIDELGQDVQIEEVSEALAGQIVIDIRHPDAAEDDPLGLVGIEVQTMPFYALNARFKELDPTRQYLLYCDKGVMSRLHAHHLLSEGHANVRVYRPS